A genomic segment from Thermoflexus sp. encodes:
- a CDS encoding alpha/beta hydrolase, whose translation MSMTWGDRMEAAPLLEADVLARWGPRPGEGPLCPCGEPFFFPGGSLGVLLIHGFTGTPQEMRRLGVFLADRGWTALGIRLPGHGTRPEDLRGVTWRDWAEAVATGAKILRERCEYVFLCGLSLGGVLALYEAAHQPPDGLIVMASPYRIRDIRLRFLWLLKWLIPHVGKRSSELHDPEAQAEPVSYSWYPMTAVEEVVRAVQAAAARLHQVQCPALLIYSRSDRTVPPDQGWAVYHRLGSRDKTIHWLIHSGHVIPEDIEQEEAFEQIERFIQRVVKQKARGVAER comes from the coding sequence ATGTCGATGACCTGGGGGGATCGCATGGAGGCTGCTCCGCTTCTGGAAGCGGACGTCCTGGCCCGCTGGGGACCCCGCCCCGGGGAAGGGCCGCTGTGCCCGTGCGGCGAGCCGTTCTTCTTCCCCGGCGGATCCCTCGGTGTGTTGCTGATCCACGGGTTCACGGGTACCCCTCAAGAGATGCGGCGGCTCGGGGTTTTCCTGGCCGATCGCGGGTGGACGGCGCTGGGGATCCGGTTGCCTGGCCATGGGACGCGGCCGGAGGATTTGCGCGGGGTGACCTGGCGGGATTGGGCGGAGGCGGTGGCCACCGGTGCGAAGATCTTGCGGGAGCGATGCGAGTATGTGTTCCTGTGCGGCCTCTCGCTGGGCGGCGTCCTCGCCCTCTATGAGGCAGCCCACCAACCTCCGGACGGCCTGATCGTTATGGCCTCCCCTTACCGGATCCGGGATATCCGCCTTCGGTTTCTCTGGCTGTTGAAATGGCTGATCCCCCATGTCGGGAAGCGATCATCGGAGCTCCACGATCCCGAGGCGCAGGCGGAGCCGGTTTCATACTCGTGGTATCCGATGACAGCGGTGGAAGAGGTGGTTCGGGCGGTTCAGGCGGCGGCCGCTCGCCTCCATCAGGTGCAATGCCCTGCCCTGCTGATCTACTCCCGATCCGACCGCACGGTCCCTCCGGACCAGGGATGGGCGGTTTATCACCGGCTGGGAAGCCGCGACAAGACGATCCACTGGCTCATTCACAGCGGCCATGTCATTCCTGAGGATATTGAGCAGGAAGAGGCTTTCGAGCAAATCGAGCGCTTTATTCAGCGCGTGGTGAAGCAGAAGGCGCGCGGGGTCGCGGAGCGCTGA
- a CDS encoding metallophosphoesterase family protein → MRTMTVGLIADTHVPQRLERLPPPVIEVFRGVALILHAGDLNRWPVLDELARLAPVVAVRGNADLGLRLPWREVVEINGVRIGLVHGHGGWPVYLKNKIRETALGFEPLRYLRYARFAFRDPVHVIVSGHTHRPHLVRVNGVWLVNPGPVAPDYYVQQGPAVGLLHVSPADLRYERIDLSTGRARDWVLSLDFPGEGQERQEGWEGQPSFLSHNPYLYS, encoded by the coding sequence ATGCGGACCATGACCGTGGGCCTGATTGCGGACACTCATGTTCCCCAGCGGCTGGAGCGTCTTCCCCCTCCAGTGATCGAGGTGTTCCGGGGCGTTGCCCTGATCCTGCATGCAGGGGATCTCAATCGCTGGCCGGTGCTGGATGAGCTGGCTCGCCTGGCCCCGGTGGTGGCGGTCAGGGGGAACGCCGATCTGGGGCTCCGCCTGCCGTGGCGGGAGGTCGTAGAGATCAATGGGGTCCGGATCGGGCTGGTGCATGGCCACGGCGGATGGCCCGTCTACCTGAAAAATAAAATCCGGGAAACAGCCCTCGGCTTCGAGCCGTTGCGGTATCTACGGTATGCGCGTTTCGCTTTCCGGGATCCGGTGCATGTGATCGTCTCTGGGCATACGCACCGGCCCCATCTGGTTCGTGTGAACGGGGTCTGGCTGGTGAACCCGGGCCCCGTGGCCCCGGATTATTATGTCCAGCAGGGGCCGGCGGTGGGTCTTCTCCATGTGAGCCCCGCGGATTTGCGGTATGAGCGAATCGATCTCTCCACCGGAAGAGCCCGGGATTGGGTGCTCTCCCTTGACTTCCCGGGAGAGGGGCAGGAAAGGCAGGAGGGGTGGGAAGGGCAGCCTTCCTTCCTGTCTCATAACCCATATCTCTATAGTTAA
- a CDS encoding S8 family serine peptidase, translating to MGRRWLVLLTVLVAGLTGWVPRTPTTQGLPPGSYVPDELLVKLKPGADPAALARAFGFRLHHQTLLGVWVVKVPPQAIDAVLAALSRHPQVEYVEPNGIASIALDPNDPYDNTTCYNSSKSGCVSQWAWGKIQAYAAWDLTTGSSAIRIAVVDTGIDNSHPDLPAVVAQRDFVNNDNNAEDDNGHGTHVAGTIGALTNNGIGVAGMNWQVSLLAAKVLDASGSGTYAQVADGIVWAADNGAKVINLSLGGSIGSLTLQNAVDYAWNKGAVLACAAGNNGSSAKTYPAAYTNCIAVAATDENDNKASFSNYGAKWVDVAAPGVRILSTMPDTPVYLTTQYGYRTTYDALNGTSMATPHVAGLAGLVWASGRCTTNTCVRQRIETTADPIPGTGRYWYWGRINAYRAVSAP from the coding sequence ATGGGGCGGCGATGGCTGGTTCTTCTGACGGTCCTGGTCGCGGGCTTAACCGGCTGGGTTCCTCGCACTCCGACCACGCAGGGGCTTCCGCCGGGCAGTTATGTGCCCGATGAGCTTCTGGTGAAGCTCAAACCGGGCGCGGATCCGGCGGCGCTGGCGCGGGCCTTTGGTTTCCGCCTTCATCATCAGACCCTCCTCGGCGTCTGGGTGGTGAAGGTTCCTCCTCAAGCCATCGATGCCGTGCTGGCCGCGTTGAGCCGCCATCCTCAAGTCGAATATGTAGAGCCCAACGGTATAGCGAGCATCGCGCTGGATCCCAACGATCCTTATGACAACACCACCTGTTATAATTCCTCGAAGTCCGGATGCGTGTCTCAGTGGGCATGGGGGAAGATCCAGGCCTATGCGGCCTGGGATCTCACAACCGGCTCCAGCGCGATCCGCATCGCGGTGGTGGATACGGGGATCGACAATAGCCATCCGGATCTTCCCGCTGTGGTTGCGCAGCGGGATTTCGTGAACAACGACAACAACGCGGAGGATGATAACGGCCACGGCACCCACGTGGCGGGGACCATCGGGGCGTTGACGAATAACGGGATTGGGGTGGCGGGCATGAACTGGCAGGTCAGTCTGCTGGCCGCCAAGGTCCTGGATGCCAGCGGGTCGGGGACCTACGCGCAGGTGGCGGATGGCATTGTGTGGGCCGCGGATAACGGCGCGAAGGTCATTAACCTCAGCCTGGGCGGTTCCATTGGCTCGCTCACCTTACAGAATGCGGTGGATTACGCCTGGAATAAGGGGGCGGTGCTGGCCTGCGCCGCCGGCAACAACGGTTCCAGCGCCAAGACTTACCCGGCGGCTTACACGAACTGTATCGCTGTTGCCGCCACGGATGAGAACGACAACAAAGCCTCGTTCTCCAATTACGGTGCCAAGTGGGTCGATGTCGCCGCGCCAGGGGTTCGGATCCTTTCCACCATGCCGGACACGCCTGTCTATTTGACCACGCAGTATGGTTACCGGACCACGTATGACGCCCTGAACGGCACCTCTATGGCAACCCCCCATGTGGCAGGGCTGGCGGGGCTGGTGTGGGCGAGCGGCCGGTGCACCACCAACACCTGTGTCCGCCAGCGGATCGAGACCACCGCCGATCCGATTCCGGGCACCGGGCGCTACTGGTATTGGGGGCGCATCAACGCCTACCGGGCGGTTAGCGCCCCTTAG
- a CDS encoding YebC/PmpR family DNA-binding transcriptional regulator has translation MAGHSKWANIKHRKAAMDAKRGQLFSRLTRELIVAAREGGPDPETNLRLRLAIERARAANMPKENIERAIRRGAGLEKGAEQFEELLYEGYGPHGVAIIVRVLTDNRNRTVAELRRIFSRHGGSLAESGAVMWNFEKKGYIAIRPDGQDPEKIFELAIEAGAEDVEISEDLVEIYTAPEDLQAVRQSLLQAGLTIDNAELTMRPKTRVTLDDQATMSVMSLVDALEELDDVQQVYSNLEISDELIRKYEAQAA, from the coding sequence ATGGCCGGACACAGCAAATGGGCGAACATTAAGCATCGCAAGGCAGCCATGGATGCCAAGCGAGGACAGCTCTTCAGCCGCCTGACCCGGGAGCTGATCGTCGCGGCCCGGGAGGGAGGGCCGGACCCGGAGACGAACCTGCGCCTGCGGCTGGCGATCGAGCGGGCGCGCGCCGCCAATATGCCCAAGGAGAACATCGAACGGGCCATCCGGCGCGGGGCGGGCCTCGAGAAGGGGGCGGAGCAATTCGAAGAATTGCTTTACGAGGGATATGGCCCCCATGGGGTGGCGATTATTGTGCGGGTGCTGACAGACAATCGAAACCGGACGGTGGCCGAGCTCCGCCGGATCTTCTCCCGCCACGGCGGCAGCCTCGCGGAATCCGGCGCGGTGATGTGGAACTTTGAGAAGAAAGGATACATTGCGATCCGACCGGATGGCCAGGATCCAGAGAAGATCTTCGAGCTCGCCATCGAGGCCGGGGCGGAAGACGTGGAGATCAGCGAGGATCTGGTGGAGATCTACACCGCGCCGGAGGACCTCCAGGCGGTCCGTCAGAGCCTGCTGCAGGCCGGCCTGACCATCGACAACGCGGAGCTGACCATGCGACCTAAGACTCGGGTGACCCTCGATGACCAGGCGACCATGTCCGTGATGTCGCTGGTGGACGCCCTGGAGGAGCTGGACGACGTGCAGCAGGTTTACTCGAACCTGGAAATCTCGGACGAGCTGATCCGCAAATACGAGGCTCAGGCCGCCTGA
- the ruvC gene encoding crossover junction endodeoxyribonuclease RuvC, with amino-acid sequence MRVLGIDPGIAITGYGLIEDRGGDLEALAYGDIRTPAGDPLPVRLRELYEALRSLIQRYRPDVAAIERVFFGRNVTTAFAVGQARGVALLALAQAEIPVYEYTPADVKQALVGYGHAPKAQIQAMIRMLLRLPQIPRPDDVADALAVAICHLNHARLSAIL; translated from the coding sequence ATGCGGGTGCTGGGGATCGATCCGGGGATCGCCATTACGGGATATGGTCTGATCGAGGACCGGGGAGGGGATCTCGAGGCCCTGGCTTATGGGGATATCCGGACGCCGGCGGGGGACCCCCTTCCGGTGCGTCTCCGGGAGCTTTACGAGGCCCTTCGCTCACTGATTCAGCGTTACCGTCCGGATGTCGCCGCCATCGAGCGCGTTTTCTTTGGTCGCAATGTGACCACCGCTTTCGCCGTCGGCCAGGCGCGGGGCGTGGCGCTGCTGGCGCTGGCCCAGGCGGAGATCCCGGTCTATGAATACACGCCAGCCGATGTCAAACAGGCGCTGGTCGGATATGGGCACGCTCCCAAAGCCCAGATCCAGGCCATGATCCGTATGCTCCTGCGCCTGCCTCAGATCCCCCGCCCGGATGATGTGGCGGATGCCCTCGCGGTTGCGATCTGCCATCTGAATCACGCTCGCCTTTCAGCGATCCTTTAA
- a CDS encoding response regulator transcription factor: MIGPVLIVEDQPAEAQALYELLSWSRRPAVVAPDLRTARQRLLELRPTVIILDLNLPDGDGLAWLRELRARSFGWNLTILVVSGRTDPDHIAEALLTGADDYVTKPYAPQELLARIAVAERLVALRVGFRWLAAFRPSLPDHGRYPSAGILALRPPDSRSPSHLLPEWACWARGLRQGNGILLPIPDGGLLALFPSVARALNALRHANPEASSWRAVLHIGSVSVGWLEGPGLATGAMFGEAVEEAIRLAYLLPAGVWLITDPAYAALPTPPPARPWPPAVELAGLPARELQKSGE; this comes from the coding sequence ATGATCGGCCCGGTTCTGATCGTGGAGGATCAGCCTGCGGAGGCGCAGGCGCTTTATGAGCTGCTGAGCTGGAGCCGTCGGCCGGCGGTGGTGGCCCCGGATCTCCGAACTGCCCGTCAGCGCCTGCTGGAGCTTCGCCCCACCGTGATCATCCTGGACCTGAACCTGCCGGATGGGGATGGCCTGGCCTGGTTGAGGGAGTTGCGCGCCCGATCCTTCGGCTGGAACCTGACCATTCTGGTGGTCTCCGGGCGCACCGACCCGGATCACATCGCGGAGGCCCTCCTGACTGGGGCTGATGATTACGTAACGAAGCCCTACGCTCCGCAGGAGCTCCTGGCCCGGATCGCGGTGGCCGAACGCCTGGTCGCGCTGCGCGTCGGGTTCCGCTGGCTCGCGGCCTTCCGCCCCTCCCTTCCAGACCATGGGCGTTATCCCTCCGCCGGGATCTTGGCTCTGCGCCCCCCGGATTCCAGGAGTCCGTCGCATCTGCTCCCCGAGTGGGCGTGCTGGGCCCGTGGCCTCCGGCAGGGAAACGGGATTCTCCTGCCTATCCCGGATGGAGGTCTGCTGGCCCTGTTCCCCAGCGTGGCGCGGGCGCTCAATGCCCTTCGGCATGCAAATCCAGAGGCATCCTCATGGAGGGCCGTGCTCCACATCGGATCCGTATCGGTGGGATGGTTGGAAGGCCCGGGGCTGGCCACAGGGGCGATGTTCGGTGAGGCCGTTGAGGAAGCGATCCGGCTGGCCTACCTGCTTCCGGCGGGTGTGTGGCTGATCACCGATCCGGCCTATGCAGCGCTCCCCACGCCGCCGCCTGCCCGGCCATGGCCGCCGGCCGTGGAGCTCGCGGGGCTTCCCGCGCGAGAGCTTCAAAAATCCGGCGAATGA
- the ruvA gene encoding Holliday junction branch migration protein RuvA, with the protein MLVQVRGIVEAIGKDWIRLDLNGWVIQAHVPPSVLARARIGEPITLHTAVVTRLEGHGLVFTLYGFADEDERELFEQLLTVNGVGPRAALALLSLSAPALRAAIAQEQVDVLRRVPGIGPKTARAIILHLKDRIGVGPAPGVPIPRAEDTEIIAALTALGYSVVEAQAALAHVPPDPNLPLEEKIRLALSYFARPTR; encoded by the coding sequence ATGCTGGTTCAGGTGCGTGGGATTGTGGAAGCGATTGGGAAGGATTGGATCCGGCTGGATCTGAACGGCTGGGTGATCCAGGCCCATGTCCCTCCCAGCGTGCTGGCCCGCGCGCGGATCGGGGAGCCCATCACGCTGCATACGGCCGTGGTGACCCGTCTGGAAGGCCATGGGCTGGTCTTCACCCTTTATGGGTTCGCCGACGAGGATGAGCGGGAGCTCTTCGAACAGCTGCTTACCGTGAACGGTGTGGGGCCGCGGGCCGCCCTCGCGCTGCTGAGCCTTTCCGCTCCTGCCCTGCGGGCGGCCATCGCCCAGGAGCAGGTGGATGTCCTCCGTCGGGTGCCTGGCATCGGACCTAAAACCGCACGGGCGATCATCCTTCACCTGAAGGATCGCATCGGGGTGGGGCCAGCACCGGGGGTTCCGATCCCGCGGGCGGAGGATACGGAGATCATCGCGGCGCTCACGGCGCTGGGCTACAGCGTGGTGGAAGCCCAGGCCGCCCTGGCCCATGTGCCGCCGGATCCCAACCTGCCTCTGGAAGAGAAAATCCGCCTTGCCCTGAGTTATTTCGCTCGTCCCACGCGATAG
- the phnE gene encoding phosphonate ABC transporter, permease protein PhnE, whose product MRRHRRWLQIIGALLALGIYAGSWHVVGIDPRKLVEPQAARRAQEIFTAFLTPEILIPERGIQRVEAPVRVPCESGNPPEAVEVGEGPRMFLPPCASTGTRIRIRGEGFRPGSELVLRWVFPPSPQLPLGGELLAGRTRTDAAGHFELDVEIRPLLVQEGGARLQAEARWEGRWQISPALTRTLELTLQTIFLALMATTLATGVAVPLSFLAARNLTARGPAGTAIYYLIRTIFNVVRSIEPLVVAAIFATWVGFGPFAGVLALTVATVVNLGKLFSEVIETIDPGPVEAITATGANTLQVIRYAVIPQITLPFLAFIIYHWDINVRISTVVGFVGGGGIGYQLKLWIDQTDYHKAGTAVWAIIAVVSAMDYVSARLREAIR is encoded by the coding sequence ATGCGCCGACACCGCCGATGGCTTCAAATCATCGGGGCGCTGCTTGCCCTCGGCATCTACGCCGGATCCTGGCACGTGGTGGGCATTGACCCGAGGAAACTGGTGGAGCCTCAGGCGGCCCGGCGTGCCCAGGAGATCTTCACCGCCTTCCTGACGCCGGAGATCCTGATCCCCGAACGGGGGATCCAGCGCGTGGAGGCGCCGGTGAGGGTCCCATGCGAATCCGGGAACCCCCCCGAAGCGGTGGAGGTGGGCGAAGGCCCCCGCATGTTCCTCCCGCCATGCGCCTCGACGGGAACGCGGATTCGGATTCGGGGGGAAGGGTTTCGCCCGGGGAGCGAGCTGGTGCTGCGATGGGTTTTCCCCCCCAGCCCGCAATTGCCACTGGGCGGCGAATTGCTGGCCGGTCGGACCCGGACGGATGCCGCTGGCCACTTTGAGCTGGATGTGGAGATCCGGCCCCTCCTCGTCCAGGAAGGCGGCGCCCGCCTGCAGGCGGAAGCCCGATGGGAGGGACGATGGCAGATCAGCCCGGCGCTGACCCGCACTCTGGAGCTCACGCTGCAAACGATCTTCCTGGCGCTGATGGCCACCACCCTGGCCACCGGGGTGGCTGTACCCCTCTCCTTTCTGGCCGCTCGTAACCTCACCGCCCGGGGCCCTGCGGGGACCGCTATTTATTATCTCATCCGCACGATCTTCAATGTGGTGCGCTCTATCGAGCCCCTCGTAGTGGCGGCGATCTTCGCCACATGGGTCGGCTTCGGCCCCTTCGCCGGCGTGCTGGCCCTGACCGTGGCCACCGTGGTCAACCTGGGCAAGCTCTTCTCCGAAGTCATCGAGACCATCGACCCGGGGCCGGTGGAAGCCATTACGGCGACTGGGGCGAACACCCTCCAGGTCATCCGCTACGCCGTGATCCCTCAGATCACCTTGCCGTTCCTGGCGTTCATCATTTATCACTGGGATATCAATGTCCGGATCTCTACGGTTGTGGGGTTTGTGGGCGGCGGAGGGATTGGGTATCAGCTGAAGCTGTGGATCGATCAAACGGATTATCATAAGGCCGGGACGGCCGTGTGGGCGATCATTGCGGTGGTCTCGGCGATGGATTATGTCAGCGCACGGTTGCGCGAGGCCATCCGATGA